A region of the Halostella limicola genome:
CCACGGCGGCGGCGAGAGGTTAGTGAACGTCCCATCGATCTCGCCGGCGGCGATCCTCGATAGCATCGCCTGCGCGGAGCCGACGCGGCGGACGTCGTCGAACCGCCGCGCGACCTCGCCGAGCGCCGTCGCGAACTCGTCCCGACGGTCCCGGGTCCACAGCATCAGCGGGCCGACGAGCGCGCGCTCCGGCGTCGACACGTCGCTCACCGAGATCGGTTCGCCGTTGCGCGTCGCCCCGGCGCTCCCGGCAATCGGGTCGTTGCCGCCGGCGACGTACGCGTCCTCGAGCGCCGGGAAGACGTTCGCGGCCCCGGCGACGCCGTCGGCGGTGACCGCCGCGACGCTCGTCCCCCACGTCCGCGCGCCGCGGACGAAGTTCTTCGTCCCGTCGATGGGGTCGACGACCCACGCCGGCTCGCCCTCGGGGATCGACTTCGGCGTCTCGCCCTCCTCGCCGACGACCGTCTCGCCGGGACGCTCCTCGCCTATCACCTCGGCCACGCGCCGCTGGGCGTCCCTGTCGATCTGCGTGACCGGCTCGGCGTCCGCCTTCGTCTCGACCTCGACCGCCGTGCGGAACGCGTCACGGGCGACCGTCGCGCCGGCGGCCGCCGCCCGCTCCGCGAGTTCCGCTCTGGCCTGATCGTCCATATCGCCCCTGTCGACGCCGCACCCGAAAGGCGTGCCGGCGGTCGCTACCGCTCCCGGAGGACCTTCGAGATCGCCGCCGCGACCTCCTCGTACTGCTGGAGCGTGAGGCTGCCGGTCGTCGCGAACACGCCCTCGCGGTCGGTCGTCACGCGCACCAGATAGCCGTTCTCGAACGCGCGGATGGTGTACTCGTAGTCGCCGAGCTCGGAGCCCTCGTAGGCGGTCTGCGTGTTCTTGAAGTCCTGCCACTCGTGGCCGATGAAGCCCGTCAGGTCCGCGTCCTGCTCCAGGTCGTCCCGGAGGTACAGCTGCTCGAAGTCGTCGCGGGTGAAGTACGTGATCGAGCGCAGGCTGTCCCCGATAGCCGTGCGACAGAGCGTGACGATCCGGTCGGCCGACTCGTCGGCGAGGAGTGCGTTTTCCATCGTCCGTCCCATGACGATCCATCACCATAACGATACTGCCGCCCGTCCGCCCTCCGGTAGAAAGGATTTAGTCGCCGTGGTTCCCTCACCGACACGTGCGAATCGAGAACAGCTTCATCCCCGTCCGCGGCGTGGGCGAGACGACCGAGCGACGCCTCTGGCGCGACGGCATCACGCGCTGGGAGGAGTTCGACCCCGACGCCCTCGGCCCGACGACGGGCGAGCGCGTCGAGTCGTTCATCGCCGACGCCTGGGAGCACCTGGACGACGGGAACGCCGAGTTCTTCGCCGAGCAGTTCCCCGGCGGCGAGCACTGGAGGCTCTACGAGAACTTCCGAGACGAGACCTGCTACTTCGACATCGAGACGACCGGCCTGAGCGCCGACTACAACGACGTGACGACCGTGAGCTTCCACCGCGACGGCGAGACGACCACGCTCGTCCGCGGCGAGGACCTCACCGCCGAGCGCGTCCGCGAACAGTTCGAGGGCGCGTCGCTCGTCGCCACGTTCAACGGCAAGCGCTTCGACGTCCCCTTCCTGGAGCAGTCGTTCGACCTCTCTATCGACGTGCCCCACGTCGACCTCATGTACCCCTGCAAGCGCCTCGGCCTCTCGGGCGGCCTGAAGGCCGTCGAGCGCGACATCGGCCTCGAACGCGACCGCCCCGATATCTCCGGCGAGGACGCCGTCCGCCTCTGGCGGGAGTACGAGGCGGGCGACGACGAGGCGCTGGAGACGCTCGTCTCCTACAACCGAGAGGACGCCGTCAACCTCGAAACGCTGATGGAGACGGTGTGCGAGCGCCTCCACGAGGACGTGTTCGCCTGCGAGTGTCCGGACTGAGGCCGTCGCTGACGGCGCGGCGTCGTGAGAAGTTTTGCGAGGGAAGAGCGCTCCGAGAGCGCCCTCCGCATCTCGGGGTTGGGTCCCCGGCGATGCGAGGGAAGGGATTTGAACCCTTGGACCTCTACAGGAGCGGATCTTGAGTCCGCCGCCGTTTCCAGGCTTGGCTACCCTCGCACGCAACTCGGGCTGACGCCCTTGGAGGGGTTGAAGGCTCCGATTTGCGCTCGGTGGGTCTCGGAGCCGTGCCGACCGGTCGAGACCCGGCCGCCGGCGACCCGAGTGTCTCCCGCCCGCGACGAGACACAAAGCATATTTCGGGTCTCCGCGACCCCCGGCACATGCCTGGAGCACGCGTCGCGAGCGGCGAGCGAGTCACGCTCCGGACGGCCGAGCAGGAGGACGTCCCCTTCCTCCAGCGCGGCTGTACCGACCCCGAGATCCGCTATCCGCTCGGCACACCGGTCAGGAATCAGGAGGAGATCGAGATCTGGGACGACGACGCCGGGTCGGACCGATTCATCGTCTGTCTCGACGGTGACGAGACAGGGCCGGGCCAGCCCGACGAGGTAGTGGAGTTCGGGGAGTCGCCCGACGACCACGCCGAAGACGCCGCCGTGCGGCGGATCGGCATGGTCGCCGTGCAGGACGCCGACTACAAGCGCCCGGAGCTCGGCTACTGGCTGGTCCCGGAGGTCCACGGCGAGGGCTACGGGACGGAGGCCGTCTCGCTCCTCGTCGACTACGCGTTCCGAACGTACGACGCGCCCGCCGTGGGCGCGGGGGCGTTCGGGTTCAACGACGCCTCCCGGGGGTTGCTGGAGTCGCTCGGCTTCGCCGAAGAGGGGCGCCGCCGGAAGTTCATGTTCGTCGACGGCGCGCACCGCGACATGGTGCAGTACGGGCTCCTCCGCGAGGAGTGGCGCGACGGGAACGGGTGAAGCGGCGTCTCACTCGGTCGCGGACTCCCGGTCGTCCGGGTCCGCCGCCCCGTCGTTCGCCGTCCCCTCGCGGACGATGACGCTCGCGATCCGCGCTCCCTCCACCTCCTGCACTTCCAGCGCGTAGCCGTCCGCGTCGACGGTATCGCCGATCTCCGGCGCGCGCCCGAGTCGGTCGAGCACCAGCCCGCCGATCGTCCCGAAGTCCTCGACCTCGAACTCGGCGTCGAGGTTCTCGTTGACCTGCGAGAGGGGTACGCTCCCGTCGACGACGTAGGTGCCGGCGCCGATGCGGTCGATCGCTGGCTCGGGCTCGGCGGCGTCGAACACGTCCTGGATATCGCCGACGATCAGTTCGACGACGTCCTCCACGGTGGCGACGCCCTCCAGCGATCCCCACTCGTCAATCACGGCGGCCATCTGGACGCGTTCGTTCTGGAACTCGGTGAGGAGGTCGTCGACGTTGCCAGTTTCCGGGATGACCGGCATGTCGCGAGCGATGTCGCCGGCTGTGACCTGTTTCGTCTGGTCGCCGGCGGGTTCGTTCGCCCGGAGGACGTCCTTGGCGTCGACGAAGCCGACGACCCTGTCGTCGTCGTCCTCGTCGAGCACCGGGTATCGCGTGTGGCCGGCCTCGACTATTCGCGACCGGAGCTCCGACAGCGGGAGGTCGGCCGCCACGGTCACGACGTCCGGGCGCGGGACCATCGCTTCGCGGACCGTCGTGTCGTCGAGCGCGAACACGCGCTCGACCATCTCGACCTCTCCCTTGTCGACGTGGCCCTTGCTGCCGGAGCGGGTGAGGACGGTCAGGATCTCCTCCTCGGTGAGCGTCTCCTCCGTCTCGGAGGCCGGCGGGATGCCGATAAGGCGCGTGAAGAAGTTGGCCGTCCCGTTGAACACGACGATCCCGGGGATGAAGATGTAGTAGAAGAACTTCATCGGCGGCGCGACGAGCAGGGCGACGTGCTCCGCCCTCGCGATCGCGATCGTCTTCGGCGCCAGTTCGCCGAAGACGACGTGGAGGAACGTGATGGTGCCGAACCCGACGGCGAAGGCGACGAGGTGGAGCATGCTCTCCGACAGGAACGGCGCCACCACCGGCTCGATCAGCGCCGCCACGGCCGGTTCGCCGATCCACCCCAGCCCCAGCGAGGCGATGGTGATCCCGAGCTGGGTCGTCGCGAGGTAGTCGTCCAGATTGTTCATCGCGTCCTCTAGCAGCTTCGCCCCCGTCTTCCCCTCCTCGACGAGCTGGTCGACGGCCGTCGATCGGATCCGGACGTAGGCGAACTCCGCGGCGACGAAAAAGCCGTTCAGCGCGACCAGGAACAGCGCGGCGAGGACGCGCCCCGCCGAGAAGACGACATCTACCACCCGCACCACCGCCGGAGAAGACCGTTCATGACCCAGAGTACGCCGCCGCGCCACTAAACGGTGGGGAAGGAGGTCAGGACTCCGAGACCGTTTCGGAGCGTTCGGCGTCGGCGGTCCGAACGCCGGGGAGGTCGTGCAGGTCCGTCAGCGAGTCGAGTTCGTACGTCGGCTCGACCGTCAGCGCGCCGTCGCAGTGAGGGCGGTGGAGGTAGGCCGAGTCGATGCCGGCGTTGCGGGCCGCCTCGACGTCGGTCTCGCTGTCGCCGACGAACAGCGCACGCTCGGCGCTCAGGTCCGACATGGCCCGCTCCACGTAGTGGGGGTTCGGCTTCTTCCGGCGGACGCTCTCGACGGTCGGCTCGCGCCCGTAGTACGTCTCGAACCGGTCGGCGAGGTCGAAGTGCTCCAGGACGAACTCGATCGTCTCGTGCTGGTTCGTGCTCACGATGCCCAGGTCGTGGTCGAGAGCGCCGATGACCGGGACGTCGTCGTACAGCGTCTTCTCCCCGTCGCGGATCGCCTCGCGCTGGAAGGCGGCGGCGGTGCCGTCGCGGAGCGACCAGAACTCGTCGCGGTCGAGCCCGTACTCCGCGCAGACGCCGTCCAGCCAGTCGACGGTGACGCCCAGCGCGAGGCCCTCGACGTGCTGGTCCGGCGGCGACTCGACGCCGGCCTCGGCGAACGTCTCGCGAGCGGCGGCGTGAAGCAGGTCGAGCGCGGGCGGCGTGGTGATGACGCCGTCGTGGTCGAAGAGGATCGCGTCGTATCGCATCGGATAGTTGATACAACGTCCTCCCGCCGTGACTTAGGCGTACTGATCGCTCGTGGCGGCGCGTTGCCCGCGACCGCCGGCGGAGGCGAACTGACGGGACGCCGACCCTCGCCGACGGAGTTACACGCGTCCGGAACGTCGTGTGGGGCATGGACGACCACACGCGGGACGCCTCCGTCGGCCCGCCCGCGGGGGACCCCACGGGGTGGCGCGAGGACGGGCAGTGGGAGCA
Encoded here:
- a CDS encoding DUF7522 family protein, with protein sequence MENALLADESADRIVTLCRTAIGDSLRSITYFTRDDFEQLYLRDDLEQDADLTGFIGHEWQDFKNTQTAYEGSELGDYEYTIRAFENGYLVRVTTDREGVFATTGSLTLQQYEEVAAAISKVLRER
- a CDS encoding ribonuclease H-like domain-containing protein, translated to MRIENSFIPVRGVGETTERRLWRDGITRWEEFDPDALGPTTGERVESFIADAWEHLDDGNAEFFAEQFPGGEHWRLYENFRDETCYFDIETTGLSADYNDVTTVSFHRDGETTTLVRGEDLTAERVREQFEGASLVATFNGKRFDVPFLEQSFDLSIDVPHVDLMYPCKRLGLSGGLKAVERDIGLERDRPDISGEDAVRLWREYEAGDDEALETLVSYNREDAVNLETLMETVCERLHEDVFACECPD
- a CDS encoding inositol monophosphatase family protein yields the protein MDDQARAELAERAAAAGATVARDAFRTAVEVETKADAEPVTQIDRDAQRRVAEVIGEERPGETVVGEEGETPKSIPEGEPAWVVDPIDGTKNFVRGARTWGTSVAAVTADGVAGAANVFPALEDAYVAGGNDPIAGSAGATRNGEPISVSDVSTPERALVGPLMLWTRDRRDEFATALGEVARRFDDVRRVGSAQAMLSRIAAGEIDGTFTNLSPPPWDTVAGVALIRAAGGRVTDLDGDRWSPGDRGLVASNGDLHDALLDAAQQLPRGVDQG
- a CDS encoding GNAT family N-acetyltransferase produces the protein MPGARVASGERVTLRTAEQEDVPFLQRGCTDPEIRYPLGTPVRNQEEIEIWDDDAGSDRFIVCLDGDETGPGQPDEVVEFGESPDDHAEDAAVRRIGMVAVQDADYKRPELGYWLVPEVHGEGYGTEAVSLLVDYAFRTYDAPAVGAGAFGFNDASRGLLESLGFAEEGRRRKFMFVDGAHRDMVQYGLLREEWRDGNG
- a CDS encoding hemolysin family protein; its protein translation is MVDVVFSAGRVLAALFLVALNGFFVAAEFAYVRIRSTAVDQLVEEGKTGAKLLEDAMNNLDDYLATTQLGITIASLGLGWIGEPAVAALIEPVVAPFLSESMLHLVAFAVGFGTITFLHVVFGELAPKTIAIARAEHVALLVAPPMKFFYYIFIPGIVVFNGTANFFTRLIGIPPASETEETLTEEEILTVLTRSGSKGHVDKGEVEMVERVFALDDTTVREAMVPRPDVVTVAADLPLSELRSRIVEAGHTRYPVLDEDDDDRVVGFVDAKDVLRANEPAGDQTKQVTAGDIARDMPVIPETGNVDDLLTEFQNERVQMAAVIDEWGSLEGVATVEDVVELIVGDIQDVFDAAEPEPAIDRIGAGTYVVDGSVPLSQVNENLDAEFEVEDFGTIGGLVLDRLGRAPEIGDTVDADGYALEVQEVEGARIASVIVREGTANDGAADPDDRESATE
- a CDS encoding HAD family hydrolase; translated protein: MRYDAILFDHDGVITTPPALDLLHAAARETFAEAGVESPPDQHVEGLALGVTVDWLDGVCAEYGLDRDEFWSLRDGTAAAFQREAIRDGEKTLYDDVPVIGALDHDLGIVSTNQHETIEFVLEHFDLADRFETYYGREPTVESVRRKKPNPHYVERAMSDLSAERALFVGDSETDVEAARNAGIDSAYLHRPHCDGALTVEPTYELDSLTDLHDLPGVRTADAERSETVSES